The genomic DNA GACACGGGCAGTCACAGGACCACATGCCGAAGGACGAAATTTTTCGTAGATGTCTTCAGCATATTGTGACTTTCCGTTGATATTCAATTGTTTTTTCATTGTATTCACCGCCAATTGCTTAGTATATCCTGTATTAATTTGAATAAAGTGATTGGCCATTGGCATTAAACAGAGCGGTTAATGCAGTTTTAAAGTTGACATAGGTTTCAATTTCAACATGAATGTTTGCTTGGACAATTTCCCGAACGAGCTGTGGATTAAAGCCGACGAAAATCGGGCGAATCCCCATCAATTTCAGGGCTGTATTCAGTTGACTGATTTCAGTTGTAAAGTCGTTGAAATCGAGTTGTGTGAGGTCCTTACTAGCAACACCTGTAAAATCAAAAGCAGCACAATTCATATCCCGATGGTCGGCGAAATAGTCGAGAACGCGTGTGCGAATGGATGTAAGACGCCCGAGACTTACAGGACCAGAAATAGGTATAAGAACTGTGTCGTCGATAAGGGAGGGAATGATGGGGGCTGAGAGTTCATGAATGACGAGCTCATAGTAGGCAATTTTCTTGTGTAGTCGGTTTAATTCTTTTTCGTAATCCATCTTGACCACCTCGTTACTGTTTTCTCAATTATATAACAGTTGGAAAAAAGTTGCTCTATAAAATGAAGAAACGGATAGACCGAGGTCTATCCGCTTAGGCATGCACTTATTGTTCTACGCTATCTAGGAACTCTGTTACTTGCTCAGGTGATTTTGCGTTTGCGCTATGCAAATGCGCTTTCTTCTCACCGTTTTGGAAAATGAGCAAGCTTGGAATACCCATAACATCGTATTTTTCAGCGATTTCTGGTAGCACGTCGCGATTGATGTCATACCATGTATACATATCATATTTCTCGATAATCGGGTCGATGAACATGTCCATACGTGTACAGTCAGGGCACCATCCTGCTTGGAATTTAATAAGTGCTTTGGAATCGCTTGCAATGATTTCGTTGAATTGTTCAGCTGTTGTAATTGGTTTCATAATTTTTGTCCCTCCTTCATATGGTCAGTGTACAATGTTTTTAATAAAGTCGGGTAGCAAAATGCTTGAATACGAGGATTGATTATTTTAAAATAATTTTTAGATTTAAATATTGCGAAAACTATGATTATGTTTTACACTAAGAGTTATAGAAATCGTTTCTATTTTTTTTGCTTATAAAATGAATGAGCATTCATTCAAATGGAAAAGGGAGGCTTCACACGTGGCTTATCAAATTAAAAAAGCGGCTGTTTTAGGAGCAGGTGTCATGGGATCAGGCATTGCAGCCCATCTCGCAAATATCGGAATTCCGGTCCTACTCTTGGATATCGTCCCGAACAAGTTGACGGAAGAGGAAGAGGCGAAAGGACTTACATTAGCGCATCACCAAGTGCGTAATAAAATTGCAGCAGGCGCTTTACAGAAACTGCTGAAACAAAAACCAGCACCATTGGCAACGAAAGGGAATCTATCCTTGATAGAAGCGGGGAACTTCGAGGACGATTTAGATAAACTACAGGACGTTGACTGGGTTATTGAAGTCATCGTTGAAAACCTTGAAGTGAAAAAAGGGCTATATGAAAAAATTGACGTGGTTCGTAAACCCGGCACAATCATTAGCTCCAACACATCGGGCATTAGTATAGAAGCAATGGCAGAGGGGCGTTCGGAAGATTTCCAAAAACATTTCCTCGGCACACATTTTTTCAATCCACCACGCTATTTGAAACTATTGGAAGTGATTCCAGCGAGTACGACTGCACCCGAAGTAGTCGACTTCATGACGCACTTTGGTGAAGACCAACTGGGGAAAGGCGTTGTCATCGCGAAAGATACACCGAACTTTATCGCGAATCGAATCGGTACGTATGGCCTGCTGATTACGTTACGCGAGATGGAGAAACGCGGCTATTCGATTGGAGAAATTGATTCGGTAACGGGCACATTGATTGGCCGTCCGACATCCGCAACATTCCGTACATTGGACGTTGTCGGTTTGGATACGTTTATGCATGTTGCGAAAAACGTCTATGACAAAACCGAAGGCGAAGAGCAGCAAGTATTTGCACTGCCGCCATTTATGAAAAAGATGGTCGATAATGGTTGGATTGGTGCAAAAGCGAAGCAAGGCTTCTATGTGAAAAAAGGGAAAGACATTCTTGAACTTGACCCAGAAACGTTTGAATATGGTCCCGTCAAGAAATTGAAAACGCCTTCAATGGAAATGGCGAAGCAACAAAAAGGACTAGCTAACAAAGTGAAAACACTTGTCTATGCGGATGATCGAACAGGTGAAATTCTTTGGAGTATACTCGCACCTACGCTTTTATATTCCGCAGAATTGAACGGTAAAATTGCCGATGACATTGTGGCCATCGACAATGCCATGAAATGGGGTTTTGGTTGGCAGCAAGGACCGTTTGAAATTTGGGACGCAATTGGCGTTGCAAAATCTATGGATAAGATGAAGGAAGAGGGAGTAACTGTGCCTGCCTTCGTTCAAAGTCTACTCGACAAAGGCTATGAAACCTTCTATAGAGAACAAGACGGAGATCTGTATTTCTTCGATGGAGAAGACTACTCGCTTGTTCCGGTCAATGATAAAGCTATTGATTTGAAACGCTATAAGAAGAAGCATGGCGTCATTAAAAAGAATTCTGGTGCTAGTTTAATTGACCTAGGAGATGGTGTTGCACTGCTTGAATTCCATTCACAGTCGAATGCGATAGGACTCGATATTATACAAATGATCAATTTCGCGGTGGATGAAGTTGAGAGAAATTACAAAGGGCTTGTCATTGGCAACCAAGGTAAGAATTTCTGTGTCGGTGCTAACCTCGGCATGATTTTAATGGAAGCACAAGATGATAATATTTTTGAACTGGAGTATGTGATTCGGTCGTTCCAAAATGCGATGATGAAAATCAAGTATTCTACGAAGCCTGTTGTAGCGGCACCATTTGGGATGACGCTCGGTGGTGGGGCAGAAGTTTGCTTGCCAGCAGCGCATATTCAAGCATCGATGGAAACGTATATTGGGCTTGTGGAAGCAGGCGTTGGGTTAATTCCAGGTGGTGGCGGTAACGTCAATCTCTATGCGAAACATCTTAAAGGGTTGCCGAAAGGTGTTCAAGTAGACTACCAATTCGTGGCGAATAAAGTATTTGAATCGATTGCAATGGCGAAGGTGTCTACTTCTGGCGAAGAAGCGCGTGATAACAACTTCCTCGACTTTGCAGATGGTATTAGTGCTAACGCAGATCACTTAATTTACGATGCAAAGCAAGCGGCACTTGCTTTATACGAGACAGGCTATAAAGCACCGAAGCGTGAAAAACTGCCTGTTACAGGTGACTCAGGCTATGCGACGATGCTGCTTGGGGCAGAGGGCATGTTCCTTTCAGGCTTTATTAGTGAACATGATTTGAAAATCGCGAAGAAGCTAGCGTTTGTGTTAGCAGGCGGCAAAGTACCATACGGCACACTCGTCGATGAACAATATTTGCTTGACCTTGAACGTGAAGCGTTCCTGAGCCTAGTGGCGGAACCGAAATCACAACAACGGATGCAGCATATGCTTGTAAAAGGGAAACCATTGCGCAACTGATCAATAAATAGCCAAAATAAGCGTTTGAAAAGCAGACGGAGAAGAGCGGGAGAACGCTTTTTAGGACTTTTTGAACGGTCGATATAGAGGAGGAAAATTCAATGCGTGAAGCAGTGATTGTAGCCGGTGCACGGACGCCGGTCGGGAAAGCGGGCAGAGGTTCCCTTGTAACAGTACGACCAGATGATTTAGGGGCGTTGACGATTAAAGAAACATTGAAACGTGCAGGCGGCTATGATGGGCCAATTGATGATGTAATTATCGGTTGTGCGATGCCTGAGGCGGAACAGGGGATGAACGTGGCGCGGAATATAGGGGCGCTTGCAGGTCTTCCAGATACAACGCCTGCCATTACAGTCAATCGCTTTTGTTCTTCGGGCCTTCAGTCCATTGCGTATGCAGCAGAGCGCATTATGATTGGTCACTCGCAAGCGATTATTGCTGGTGGGGTCGAGTCAATGAGTATGGTGCCGATGATGGGCAATACGATTCGACCGAACGCTTACTTAGCAGAAACAGCGCCACAGTATTATATGGGCATGGGGCATACTGCGGAGCAAGTTGCCGTAAAGTATGGCGTTAGCCGTGAAGACCAAGATGCGTTTGCGGTACGATCACACGAGAAAGCAGCGGCGGCAATTGCGGCTGGGAACTTTAAAGAGGAAATTGTTCCTGTGGACGTTGTCAAAGGCTTTGTAGATGCGAATGGTAAATACGCTGAAAAGAAATTTACGTTTGAAATGGATGAAGGGGTTCGTCACGGAACAAGCGTCGAAGGATTAGCTAAATTGCGTCCGGCGTTTTCAGTGACGGGGTCGGTTACAGCAGGAAACGCGTCCCAGACATCAGACGGGGCTGGCTCTGTACTCGTCATGGATCGTGAAGTGGCAGAAGCACAAGGCTTGAAGCCGATTGCCAAATTCCGTGCATTCGCAGTAGGCGGTGTACCCCCTGAAGTGATGGGTATTGGCCCGATTGAAGCCATTCCAAAGGCACTTAAAATTGCAGGACTATCGATTGAGGATATTGATGTGTGGGAGTTAAATGAAGCATTTGCTTCACAATCCTTACAAGTTATTCGTCACTTAGGGCTCGATATGGACAAAGTGAACTTCAATGGTGGTGCCATCGCACTCGGACACCCACTTGGCGCGACAGGTACGATTTTAACGATTCGTATGATGAGTGAACTCAAACGTCAAGGCAAGCAATTCGGCGTCGTGACGATGTGTATCGGCGGCGGAATGGGCGCAGCGGGTGTGTTCGAGTTACTTTAATTGAAGTATAGATAAGTTGAATAAATGAATATAGCGAAGGTAGTGGATTCAACGGCATTCTTTATTCCAACTTATAGAGTTTACTTTAACAATCCAAAGGAGGAAATTACAATGACTGAATTGAAAACAGCGGATCTTATTAAAGGTGGAGCTTTCCTAGTTGAAGAAATGGCGGCGTCACGGGTATTTACGCCTGAGGACTTTTCTGACGAGCAAAAAATGATTGCGAAAACGACAGAGGATTACGTGAAGAACGAAGTAACACCAGTCGTTGACAATCTTGAAAATCATGAGTTTGAGCATTCCGTACGACTGTTGAAATCAGCTGGAAATCTCGGGTTGTTAGGGGCTGACGTTCCAGAAGAATATGATGGTTTAGGTCTCGATAAAATTTCATCAGCATTGATTGCAGAGAAAATGTCTGTTGCAGGCGGCTTCTCCATTACACACGGTGCA from Sporosarcina sp. FSL K6-1522 includes the following:
- a CDS encoding STAS domain-containing protein codes for the protein MDYEKELNRLHKKIAYYELVIHELSAPIIPSLIDDTVLIPISGPVSLGRLTSIRTRVLDYFADHRDMNCAAFDFTGVASKDLTQLDFNDFTTEISQLNTALKLMGIRPIFVGFNPQLVREIVQANIHVEIETYVNFKTALTALFNANGQSLYSN
- a CDS encoding thioredoxin family protein, which encodes MKPITTAEQFNEIIASDSKALIKFQAGWCPDCTRMDMFIDPIIEKYDMYTWYDINRDVLPEIAEKYDVMGIPSLLIFQNGEKKAHLHSANAKSPEQVTEFLDSVEQ
- a CDS encoding 3-hydroxyacyl-CoA dehydrogenase/enoyl-CoA hydratase family protein, with the translated sequence MAYQIKKAAVLGAGVMGSGIAAHLANIGIPVLLLDIVPNKLTEEEEAKGLTLAHHQVRNKIAAGALQKLLKQKPAPLATKGNLSLIEAGNFEDDLDKLQDVDWVIEVIVENLEVKKGLYEKIDVVRKPGTIISSNTSGISIEAMAEGRSEDFQKHFLGTHFFNPPRYLKLLEVIPASTTAPEVVDFMTHFGEDQLGKGVVIAKDTPNFIANRIGTYGLLITLREMEKRGYSIGEIDSVTGTLIGRPTSATFRTLDVVGLDTFMHVAKNVYDKTEGEEQQVFALPPFMKKMVDNGWIGAKAKQGFYVKKGKDILELDPETFEYGPVKKLKTPSMEMAKQQKGLANKVKTLVYADDRTGEILWSILAPTLLYSAELNGKIADDIVAIDNAMKWGFGWQQGPFEIWDAIGVAKSMDKMKEEGVTVPAFVQSLLDKGYETFYREQDGDLYFFDGEDYSLVPVNDKAIDLKRYKKKHGVIKKNSGASLIDLGDGVALLEFHSQSNAIGLDIIQMINFAVDEVERNYKGLVIGNQGKNFCVGANLGMILMEAQDDNIFELEYVIRSFQNAMMKIKYSTKPVVAAPFGMTLGGGAEVCLPAAHIQASMETYIGLVEAGVGLIPGGGGNVNLYAKHLKGLPKGVQVDYQFVANKVFESIAMAKVSTSGEEARDNNFLDFADGISANADHLIYDAKQAALALYETGYKAPKREKLPVTGDSGYATMLLGAEGMFLSGFISEHDLKIAKKLAFVLAGGKVPYGTLVDEQYLLDLEREAFLSLVAEPKSQQRMQHMLVKGKPLRN
- a CDS encoding acetyl-CoA C-acetyltransferase, with the protein product MREAVIVAGARTPVGKAGRGSLVTVRPDDLGALTIKETLKRAGGYDGPIDDVIIGCAMPEAEQGMNVARNIGALAGLPDTTPAITVNRFCSSGLQSIAYAAERIMIGHSQAIIAGGVESMSMVPMMGNTIRPNAYLAETAPQYYMGMGHTAEQVAVKYGVSREDQDAFAVRSHEKAAAAIAAGNFKEEIVPVDVVKGFVDANGKYAEKKFTFEMDEGVRHGTSVEGLAKLRPAFSVTGSVTAGNASQTSDGAGSVLVMDREVAEAQGLKPIAKFRAFAVGGVPPEVMGIGPIEAIPKALKIAGLSIEDIDVWELNEAFASQSLQVIRHLGLDMDKVNFNGGAIALGHPLGATGTILTIRMMSELKRQGKQFGVVTMCIGGGMGAAGVFELL